From Cecembia calidifontis, one genomic window encodes:
- a CDS encoding precorrin-2 dehydrogenase/sirohydrochlorin ferrochelatase family protein, producing MNHLYPIFLKVHQLNVLLIGGGFVGTEKLSFLLKSSPEAHVTVVSKEFNEEFLEVARSASHVTLIEDAYHEKYLGGKHIVIAATNFPEVNKQIHDDAKERFILVNVADTPALCDFYLGGIVTKGNLKIAISTNGKSPTTAKRLRELFEEILPEEIDELLENLNAYRATLKGDFEYKVKAMNEITGMLVEKERV from the coding sequence ATGAACCACTTATATCCCATCTTCCTCAAAGTCCACCAACTCAACGTCCTCCTGATCGGAGGTGGTTTTGTGGGTACGGAGAAACTCTCCTTTTTGCTTAAAAGTAGTCCCGAAGCCCATGTTACTGTAGTGTCCAAGGAATTCAATGAAGAGTTTTTGGAAGTTGCCCGGTCTGCTTCCCATGTTACGCTCATAGAAGATGCTTACCATGAGAAGTATTTGGGAGGCAAACACATTGTGATAGCTGCCACCAATTTCCCGGAGGTCAACAAACAAATCCACGACGACGCCAAGGAGCGCTTCATTCTGGTCAATGTAGCCGATACCCCTGCTTTATGTGATTTTTATTTGGGAGGCATAGTGACCAAGGGAAATCTAAAGATCGCTATCAGCACCAATGGCAAATCCCCAACTACCGCCAAGCGTTTGCGGGAGCTTTTTGAAGAAATCCTTCCAGAGGAAATAGATGAGTTGTTGGAAAACCTGAATGCCTATCGTGCTACCCTCAAAGGTGATTTTGAGTACAAGGTAAAGGCTATGAATGAGATTACGGGGATGCTGGTGGAGAAGGAGAGGGTGTAG
- a CDS encoding IS1380 family transposase, with amino-acid sequence MKITNSTEKITPFGGFNFVFNSFKNSGLPELIDNQLGVRALRGGFSYSDIFANHMAIFFNGGDCTEDINVHLRDALEQVPSFSVCSADTILRGIKELAVDTELFINPSSGVSHEFNINGKLNSLLLKSACKTGLLKSGVAYDLDYDNTVIPTEKYDSKKTYKHVYGYQPGVASIAHPEFSQAIPVYVEGRNGNSQAKYLQADTLTRMFGQLTNENIRIGRFRADSASYQEEVLRTLEAHTESFYIRANRCAKLDNILGSIAPEKWQKIRLGVQEMEVTDLSDYKPFGKDRSYRLVITRIRRKDGQADVFSGDAFTYRAILTNEHTSSNEAVVRFYNARGASERLFDVLNNDFGWSKLPCSFLAENTSFMLMTAMYANFYTYIIGEYSRKVDWLKPTDRLKKFIFRFITVSAKWIRTGRREVLKLFTSKDYKPILN; translated from the coding sequence ATGAAAATTACGAATTCGACAGAAAAAATCACACCTTTCGGAGGTTTTAATTTTGTTTTTAACTCTTTCAAAAATTCTGGTCTCCCAGAACTCATTGATAATCAATTGGGGGTTAGAGCCTTAAGGGGAGGGTTTTCATACAGTGACATTTTCGCCAATCATATGGCTATTTTCTTTAATGGTGGCGACTGTACTGAAGATATCAATGTTCACTTGAGAGACGCACTTGAACAGGTCCCTTCATTTTCAGTATGCAGTGCCGATACAATTCTGAGAGGTATCAAAGAGCTTGCTGTTGATACAGAACTCTTTATAAATCCGTCCAGTGGAGTAAGCCATGAATTTAATATCAATGGAAAACTCAACAGCTTGTTGTTAAAATCAGCTTGTAAGACCGGATTACTCAAGTCAGGTGTTGCTTACGACCTCGATTATGACAACACCGTCATTCCAACTGAAAAGTACGATTCAAAAAAGACATATAAACACGTCTATGGATATCAGCCAGGTGTAGCTTCCATAGCACATCCTGAATTTTCACAGGCCATTCCTGTGTACGTAGAGGGCAGAAATGGCAACAGTCAGGCCAAATATTTGCAGGCTGATACACTTACACGCATGTTTGGGCAGCTTACCAATGAAAATATCCGTATCGGAAGGTTCAGAGCCGATTCAGCATCCTATCAGGAAGAAGTTCTCCGCACACTGGAAGCACATACCGAAAGCTTTTATATACGGGCAAACAGATGTGCCAAACTGGATAATATCCTTGGAAGTATAGCCCCTGAGAAGTGGCAGAAAATACGTTTGGGTGTACAGGAAATGGAAGTTACTGACCTATCCGACTACAAACCTTTCGGTAAAGACAGGTCTTACAGGCTGGTCATTACCAGAATCAGGCGTAAAGACGGGCAGGCAGATGTGTTTAGTGGAGATGCATTTACTTACAGGGCTATTCTGACCAATGAACATACATCGTCCAATGAAGCTGTTGTAAGGTTTTATAACGCCCGGGGTGCAAGCGAACGCTTGTTTGATGTACTCAACAATGACTTTGGCTGGTCTAAGTTGCCCTGTTCGTTCCTTGCAGAGAATACCTCCTTTATGCTTATGACGGCTATGTATGCCAATTTTTACACCTATATCATTGGAGAGTATTCCAGAAAAGTTGATTGGCTTAAGCCTACCGACAGGCTCAAGAAGTTTATCTTCAGATTTATCACTGTTTCAGCCAAGTGGATAAGAACGGGAAGAAGAGAAGTGCTCAAACTGTTCACGAGTAAGGATTACAAGCCGATTTTGAACTAA
- a CDS encoding Gfo/Idh/MocA family protein, with the protein MKNKKSPLSRRDFVKAAALSGTGMMIVPRHVIGGPGYTAPNDKVNLGIIGAGGKGKQNAQDFLKIENVNITAVADPAYYWNLADFYYRSEAGLGPVSNMIDAHYAAKGDNKRVVQYRDFRKLMENSSDLDGIVISTPDHTHAYIALMALKMGKHVYCEKPLTHNIWEAREVAKVTKETGLMTQMGNMGHSTEGIRETVEYLRAGVIGEVKECHAWVPAGRWLPGLKGLPQGQSTMPIGFDWDQWIGPREMVHFHKDYVPVTWRDFWDYGCGALGDFGCHDLDAVTWAFDLKSPDTVQVFPAGYSDSKIAPYGEIGYFHFSPKGQQKAMKINWYSGGLKPDLHSALPKGYVYPARASMFVGTKGIIINDGGNRKPQVFPESLRTNIKPPKPSLKRSNGHFQDWIDAIRNRDQASSNFEYGARLTEITLLGVLSLRLGGKLIERDYDNMKAKGIPEADQYIKEPVRPGWEM; encoded by the coding sequence ATGAAAAACAAAAAATCGCCCCTTTCCAGAAGAGACTTTGTCAAAGCCGCTGCCCTAAGCGGTACAGGAATGATGATAGTGCCGAGACATGTGATCGGTGGACCAGGATATACAGCACCAAACGACAAGGTTAACTTGGGCATTATCGGTGCGGGAGGCAAAGGAAAGCAAAATGCTCAGGATTTCCTCAAAATAGAGAATGTGAACATCACTGCAGTTGCAGACCCCGCCTACTATTGGAATTTAGCTGACTTTTATTACCGATCAGAAGCAGGATTAGGACCCGTCTCCAATATGATTGACGCCCATTATGCGGCCAAAGGAGACAACAAGCGGGTTGTCCAATACAGAGATTTCCGAAAATTGATGGAAAATTCATCAGATTTGGATGGCATCGTCATCTCCACCCCTGACCATACCCATGCCTACATAGCGCTTATGGCCCTTAAAATGGGCAAGCATGTCTATTGCGAAAAGCCACTCACCCACAATATCTGGGAAGCCAGGGAAGTAGCCAAGGTCACCAAAGAAACAGGCCTGATGACCCAAATGGGCAATATGGGCCATTCCACGGAGGGCATCAGGGAAACTGTGGAGTACTTACGTGCCGGGGTCATTGGAGAAGTGAAAGAATGTCATGCCTGGGTACCTGCCGGCCGCTGGCTACCTGGATTGAAGGGTTTACCCCAAGGCCAAAGCACCATGCCTATCGGATTTGATTGGGACCAATGGATTGGTCCAAGAGAAATGGTGCATTTCCACAAAGATTATGTCCCAGTAACCTGGAGGGATTTTTGGGACTATGGCTGTGGTGCCTTGGGAGATTTTGGTTGCCATGACCTCGATGCTGTCACTTGGGCCTTTGACCTGAAAAGTCCAGATACGGTACAGGTATTTCCTGCCGGTTATTCAGACAGTAAGATTGCCCCTTATGGTGAGATCGGCTATTTCCATTTTTCGCCTAAAGGCCAACAAAAGGCCATGAAAATCAACTGGTATTCCGGAGGCTTGAAGCCTGACCTCCACTCTGCCCTGCCCAAAGGATATGTTTATCCAGCCAGGGCCTCGATGTTTGTAGGCACCAAAGGCATCATCATCAACGATGGAGGAAACCGAAAACCACAGGTTTTCCCGGAATCATTACGCACCAATATCAAGCCTCCTAAACCAAGTTTAAAAAGGTCCAATGGTCATTTTCAGGATTGGATCGATGCCATTCGCAACAGGGATCAAGCTTCCTCTAATTTTGAATATGGGGCCAGATTAACAGAAATCACCCTTTTGGGTGTACTTTCGCTCAGGTTGGGAGGTAAATTGATAGAACGGGATTATGACAATATGAAGGCCAAAGGTATCCCTGAGGCTGACCAATATATCAAGGAACCTGTAAGACCGGGCTGGGAAATGTAA
- a CDS encoding DUF1648 domain-containing protein yields the protein MAERPIIKLERSALDKIMEGLGFLALVLLLVLPIYYYPELPDRIPRHYDASGQITAFGGKGMIWVMPILGLITYAGLFFLNKIPHLFNYPSTITPENAERQYRMATRLIRTLNVIIVVTFLYTTYATIQNAIGNQEGLGKEFMPVFLIALFGTIAVYLIKAFTK from the coding sequence ATGGCAGAAAGACCCATCATCAAACTGGAACGGTCCGCCTTGGATAAAATCATGGAGGGCTTGGGCTTTTTGGCCCTGGTCCTCTTATTGGTTCTTCCCATTTATTATTACCCGGAACTCCCTGACCGGATCCCAAGGCACTATGATGCCTCCGGACAGATTACCGCCTTTGGCGGAAAAGGAATGATATGGGTGATGCCGATTTTGGGCTTGATCACCTATGCGGGTTTATTTTTCCTCAATAAAATCCCACACCTCTTCAATTATCCCTCTACCATTACCCCTGAAAATGCGGAACGGCAATACCGCATGGCTACCCGTTTGATCAGAACCTTAAATGTAATAATTGTTGTTACTTTCCTCTATACAACCTATGCTACCATTCAAAACGCCATAGGGAATCAGGAAGGATTGGGAAAGGAATTCATGCCTGTCTTTCTAATTGCCCTCTTTGGGACTATTGCCGTTTACCTCATTAAGGCTTTTACAAAATGA
- a CDS encoding GxxExxY protein: protein MTENQIAKIVLDKSFEIHRALGPGLLESVYEKALEFELNQTKIMVASQVPVPLVYKEINFESGFRLDLLVENKVIVEIKANEGLAPVHFAQTLTYLKLADKRLGLLINFNVKFLKDGIHRLPKIRRILVWRFESACLCSFLV, encoded by the coding sequence ATGACTGAAAATCAGATTGCAAAAATAGTTCTCGATAAATCTTTTGAAATCCACAGAGCACTTGGTCCTGGTTTATTGGAATCAGTATATGAAAAGGCATTAGAGTTTGAATTAAATCAGACTAAAATAATGGTTGCTTCCCAAGTACCTGTTCCGTTAGTTTACAAAGAAATAAATTTTGAATCTGGTTTTCGGTTGGATTTACTAGTAGAAAACAAAGTGATTGTTGAAATTAAAGCAAATGAAGGACTTGCCCCAGTACATTTTGCTCAAACATTGACCTATCTAAAGCTTGCTGATAAAAGATTAGGACTCCTGATTAACTTTAATGTAAAATTTTTAAAGGATGGAATTCATAGATTACCTAAAATCCGCAGGATTTTAGTTTGGAGATTTGAATCTGCTTGTTTGTGTTCATTTTTGGTCTAG
- a CDS encoding M12 family metallo-peptidase, with protein MLKSVQEAKTRKIEFRVVSTVFAQSWDDEVMLGNFESSEEVHFLHYENSVFADLQEAVSLSIPLKTGQLQLELLEVPDSFYSYKVVTSDGQSLSANKDIKHFRGIVKGDPNSLVAISFMEDEVIGLIATDEGNFNLALDKISGRHIFYSDRNLKEKLDFQCETHGHGITDYDPEILSQASKSSISSEDVCVRFYFETEHDIFQTRGSVASVESFVAAVFNQVATLYQNENIETSISEIFVWTTVDPYTSNNLGILLQQFQTNRTIFNGDLGQLLTFRTDVGGGIAALEMDGICNPDISERLSVAMLHNNYETVPTYSWTVHIVAHEFGHLFGSRHTHACVWNGNNTAIDGCWGCVENPDPNGGGCQNCPNPGVPSGGGTIMSYCHLQSVGVNFNLGFGLQPGNVIRNSVANADCLCECVSATISGPDFLCSSDTYTLQNAPVGSTVSWSTSPAGMAGISGSGNSVNLTPQGNGQVTLTATITTDCGDVEVQKTFVTATGPIPTSAISLEPFESSPYVCPNQTFGFYPGPNQPWYQYEVQVTNGHYTEVSHGYFWIHFNNYTPSPPFFDASVSVRIHNGCFWSDWKSVSMYTEPSCAGGGCELCFLTFPNPVDDELQVQWNPLVKRMEGDDSSFDVQLYDQRGELVFSKSGIKEKISMDTRRLKSGFYYLHIRYKEGLIRRQIRVER; from the coding sequence TTGCTCAAGAGTGTACAAGAGGCCAAGACCCGTAAAATAGAGTTCCGGGTAGTATCAACTGTTTTTGCGCAATCTTGGGATGATGAGGTAATGCTCGGCAACTTTGAAAGTTCAGAGGAAGTTCATTTTTTACATTATGAAAACTCTGTTTTTGCTGATTTACAAGAGGCTGTTTCACTTAGTATTCCCCTAAAAACCGGGCAACTCCAACTTGAACTGCTAGAAGTTCCCGATTCTTTTTACAGCTACAAAGTGGTAACCAGTGATGGGCAAAGCCTATCGGCCAACAAGGATATCAAGCACTTCAGGGGAATCGTAAAAGGTGACCCCAACAGCTTGGTAGCCATCAGTTTTATGGAAGATGAGGTGATAGGCTTGATCGCTACAGATGAAGGCAATTTCAATCTGGCATTGGATAAAATAAGTGGAAGACACATTTTTTATAGTGACAGGAATCTAAAGGAGAAATTGGACTTTCAATGTGAGACTCATGGGCATGGTATTACAGATTATGATCCAGAAATCTTATCCCAAGCATCAAAATCTTCCATCAGTTCGGAAGATGTTTGTGTCCGATTTTACTTTGAAACCGAACATGATATTTTCCAGACAAGAGGAAGCGTGGCCTCGGTGGAAAGTTTTGTAGCTGCTGTGTTCAACCAAGTTGCTACACTTTATCAAAATGAAAATATAGAAACATCGATTTCTGAGATTTTTGTATGGACTACTGTTGATCCCTATACGTCCAATAACTTAGGTATTCTTTTGCAGCAATTCCAAACCAATAGAACCATATTTAACGGTGATTTGGGTCAATTGCTGACATTTAGAACAGACGTGGGAGGAGGTATTGCTGCTCTCGAAATGGATGGTATATGTAATCCAGACATTTCTGAGAGATTGTCTGTTGCAATGTTACATAACAACTATGAGACTGTTCCTACTTATAGTTGGACTGTCCATATAGTAGCCCATGAGTTTGGCCATTTGTTCGGCTCTCGCCATACCCATGCATGTGTTTGGAATGGAAATAACACGGCTATCGATGGATGTTGGGGTTGTGTGGAGAATCCTGATCCTAATGGTGGGGGATGTCAAAATTGCCCTAATCCCGGTGTTCCTTCAGGTGGCGGCACAATTATGAGTTATTGTCATTTGCAGAGTGTAGGCGTTAATTTTAACCTTGGTTTCGGTCTTCAACCGGGCAATGTGATAAGAAACAGTGTGGCAAACGCTGATTGCCTTTGCGAATGTGTCAGCGCCACCATCTCCGGCCCCGACTTCCTCTGTTCAAGCGATACCTATACCCTACAGAATGCCCCTGTGGGAAGTACGGTCAGTTGGTCGACCAGTCCGGCAGGAATGGCGGGTATTTCAGGAAGCGGCAACAGCGTAAACCTTACTCCACAGGGAAATGGACAGGTTACGCTTACAGCCACCATCACCACCGATTGTGGGGATGTGGAGGTGCAGAAGACTTTCGTCACAGCTACAGGACCCATCCCTACCTCAGCTATCAGTCTGGAGCCTTTTGAATCTTCTCCTTATGTCTGTCCCAACCAGACATTCGGCTTCTATCCAGGGCCTAATCAACCCTGGTACCAATATGAAGTACAAGTAACCAATGGTCACTATACAGAAGTGAGCCACGGGTATTTCTGGATACATTTTAACAATTACACTCCATCACCCCCGTTCTTTGATGCGTCAGTATCTGTGAGGATACACAATGGCTGCTTTTGGAGTGATTGGAAGTCAGTCAGCATGTATACGGAGCCTTCCTGCGCCGGTGGAGGTTGTGAACTTTGCTTTTTGACTTTCCCCAATCCGGTAGATGATGAACTGCAGGTACAATGGAACCCCTTGGTAAAGCGAATGGAAGGAGATGATTCTAGCTTTGATGTTCAGCTATATGATCAGCGAGGTGAACTAGTATTCAGTAAATCCGGTATCAAAGAAAAGATAAGCATGGACACCCGCAGACTCAAAAGCGGATTCTATTACCTACATATCCGTTATAAAGAAGGATTGATCAGAAGACAGATAAGGGTGGAGAGGTGA
- the cobA gene encoding uroporphyrinogen-III C-methyltransferase produces MNQLIKPKVTLVGAGPGDPELITLKAVLALNKADVVLYDALVDRSLLKHAPAQAIKIFVGKRVGKHSCPQEETNRLCVEYALKHGHVVRLKGGDPFVFGRGSEEIDYIEAFGIPTEVVPGITSAVAVPASIGIPVTKRGVSESFWVITATTSYGELSRDITIAAQSTATVVILMGTKKLPEIVKAYKAAGKSDIPVAIIQNGTTKEEQFVSGTIQDISSKAQHAGIAAPAIIVVGEVVKESYRLKEVYEQTVNIGH; encoded by the coding sequence ATGAATCAGCTTATCAAACCAAAAGTTACGCTCGTAGGAGCCGGTCCGGGAGATCCTGAATTGATCACCTTGAAAGCGGTATTAGCATTGAACAAAGCAGATGTGGTCCTGTACGATGCCTTAGTTGACAGATCCCTTCTCAAACATGCCCCTGCTCAAGCCATTAAGATCTTTGTGGGTAAGCGGGTAGGCAAACACTCCTGCCCACAAGAAGAGACCAATAGACTCTGTGTAGAATATGCGCTTAAACATGGGCATGTGGTCAGACTCAAAGGAGGAGATCCTTTTGTATTTGGAAGAGGTTCGGAAGAAATTGACTATATCGAAGCCTTTGGCATTCCTACCGAAGTAGTGCCTGGAATTACTTCTGCGGTTGCTGTTCCTGCTTCCATAGGCATTCCTGTGACCAAGCGGGGTGTTTCCGAGAGTTTTTGGGTCATCACCGCCACCACAAGTTATGGGGAACTCTCTCGAGATATCACCATCGCTGCCCAATCCACCGCTACCGTCGTCATCTTGATGGGAACAAAGAAACTGCCCGAGATTGTAAAAGCTTATAAAGCAGCAGGAAAGTCTGATATTCCTGTGGCAATAATCCAAAACGGCACTACCAAGGAAGAGCAGTTTGTCTCAGGCACCATCCAAGACATCAGCTCCAAAGCCCAGCATGCAGGCATCGCCGCGCCAGCGATTATTGTGGTAGGAGAGGTGGTGAAGGAGAGTTATCGATTGAAGGAGGTTTATGAACAAACGGTCAATATCGGTCATTGA
- a CDS encoding IS256 family transposase, translated as MKKEDLLNDDFLKQFRTAGELNSFLQQLQKRAVEKMLEGELDAHLGYEKHQNSDNPNSRNGYSTKTIKNTFGEAEIRVPRDRDGSFEPALVPKRRSMAEGVENVIISMYAKGMSNQDIEEQIRELYDINVSSSTISRVTGAVAEDIVAWRNRPLDPVYLIVWMDGISFKVRENSKVVNKTVYIAVGLRTNGLKEILGLWLGKNESSAFWMGVLTDLKARGVEDILITATDNLNGFTDTIKASFPQSVTQICVVHQIRNACRYVAWKDRRAFTRDMKEIYTAPTKDAAWAALNDFAKKWESKYAYAIKSWRDNWDELTVFFDYPAEIRKIIYTTNLIENLNGKIRKYTKNKLSFPTDDAVMKSVFLAAREASKKWTMPIRDWGAILNSFLLIFGDRVRLLDT; from the coding sequence ATGAAAAAAGAAGATCTCCTAAATGATGACTTCCTCAAGCAGTTCAGGACTGCCGGGGAGCTTAATTCCTTCCTTCAACAGCTTCAGAAAAGAGCCGTTGAGAAAATGCTTGAAGGCGAGCTGGATGCCCATCTTGGCTATGAAAAGCATCAGAATTCCGATAATCCCAATTCAAGGAACGGCTATTCCACCAAAACAATAAAAAACACATTTGGGGAAGCTGAAATCAGAGTCCCAAGAGACAGGGACGGCAGCTTTGAGCCTGCCCTTGTGCCCAAACGCAGAAGCATGGCGGAGGGCGTTGAAAACGTGATCATTTCCATGTATGCCAAGGGAATGTCAAACCAGGACATCGAAGAACAGATCCGGGAGCTTTATGACATCAATGTTTCCTCCTCCACCATCTCAAGGGTTACCGGTGCCGTAGCGGAGGATATTGTTGCATGGAGAAACAGGCCGCTTGACCCTGTATACCTGATCGTTTGGATGGATGGTATATCCTTCAAAGTCAGGGAGAACTCCAAAGTGGTCAACAAGACCGTTTATATTGCCGTTGGCCTCAGAACTAACGGCCTTAAAGAGATCCTAGGCCTTTGGCTTGGCAAGAATGAATCTTCGGCTTTCTGGATGGGGGTACTCACCGACCTGAAAGCCAGAGGGGTTGAAGATATTCTCATAACGGCAACTGACAACCTGAACGGGTTTACTGATACGATAAAAGCTTCATTCCCCCAATCAGTCACTCAGATATGTGTCGTCCACCAGATCAGAAACGCATGTAGATATGTCGCATGGAAAGACCGCAGGGCGTTTACAAGGGATATGAAGGAAATTTATACCGCCCCTACAAAAGATGCTGCTTGGGCTGCCCTGAACGATTTTGCCAAAAAATGGGAATCCAAATACGCTTATGCCATCAAAAGCTGGAGGGACAACTGGGATGAACTCACCGTTTTCTTCGATTACCCGGCTGAAATCCGTAAAATCATCTATACCACCAACCTGATTGAAAATCTCAATGGAAAGATCAGAAAATACACCAAAAACAAGCTCTCTTTCCCGACAGATGATGCCGTAATGAAGTCTGTTTTCCTGGCTGCAAGAGAAGCATCGAAAAAATGGACTATGCCTATCAGAGACTGGGGAGCTATTCTTAACAGTTTCCTGCTTATATTTGGTGATAGGGTCAGGCTTCTTGATACCTGA
- a CDS encoding serine hydrolase, translated as MKKHILFIWVFFLLAIHYPEAQTTPDFQKLDTYFEQMVKDWDVPGASIGIVKDEQLVFTGNYGNKTVGKNEKPDEHTLYAIASNSKAFTSAVLAMLVQEGKLNWNDRVKDHLPYFTLFDDPWISAHVTIRDLLSHRVGLGTFSGDVIWYKNEGSAEDFIKRAGKVPQAFDFRGGYGYSNLMYVTAGEIIRKITGKTWGENVQERILNPLGMDRTITTAKDLDKKGNYVTAHGREEGKNFPIAFEDWDTIGATGGLISSVSDVAKWMIFNINHGIIGEDTLISRANRNLMWTMHNVNVVDHTQPNDLGRHFNGYGLGWNLGDFHGKLMVGHTGGYDGMITAVTMIPEEKLGVVVLTNGHQSPIMAATYYAFDQFLGTGSKDWSGDMLKRSLANQAYDTRIADIKKARVLNTKTSLSPSQFAGTYRSDIYGKIEVKEEKGALRLYFEDAPRLSASLKHWHYDTYEIIWDEKHAWFNFGTLQFLLNNKMQVVGMDFNVPNDDIFFEELKPVKINP; from the coding sequence ATGAAAAAACATATTCTCTTCATTTGGGTCTTTTTCCTGCTGGCAATTCACTATCCTGAGGCCCAAACTACCCCCGATTTCCAAAAACTTGATACTTATTTTGAACAGATGGTCAAAGACTGGGATGTTCCGGGAGCCAGTATAGGCATTGTTAAGGATGAACAATTGGTTTTCACCGGCAACTACGGCAACAAGACAGTTGGTAAAAATGAAAAACCCGATGAACATACCCTCTACGCCATTGCTTCCAATTCTAAGGCTTTTACATCTGCGGTCCTTGCTATGCTGGTACAGGAGGGAAAACTCAATTGGAACGATCGGGTAAAGGACCACCTTCCATATTTTACCCTTTTCGATGATCCTTGGATCAGTGCGCATGTCACCATCCGCGACCTGCTCAGCCATAGGGTGGGCCTGGGAACCTTTAGTGGAGACGTCATCTGGTACAAAAATGAAGGTTCCGCCGAGGATTTTATCAAAAGGGCAGGGAAAGTTCCACAAGCTTTCGACTTCAGAGGAGGTTATGGCTATTCCAACCTGATGTATGTGACTGCTGGGGAAATCATCAGGAAAATTACAGGCAAAACATGGGGAGAAAATGTACAGGAGCGCATCCTCAACCCTTTAGGCATGGACAGGACCATCACCACTGCCAAAGACTTGGATAAAAAGGGAAATTATGTCACTGCCCACGGACGTGAAGAAGGAAAAAACTTCCCTATTGCTTTTGAAGATTGGGACACTATTGGTGCTACAGGCGGGTTGATTTCTTCCGTGAGCGATGTGGCCAAATGGATGATCTTCAATATAAACCATGGCATCATCGGAGAGGACACGCTTATCTCCAGAGCAAACCGCAACCTGATGTGGACCATGCACAATGTGAATGTGGTGGACCATACCCAGCCAAACGACCTGGGAAGGCATTTCAATGGTTATGGACTGGGTTGGAATTTGGGAGATTTCCATGGGAAGTTGATGGTAGGCCATACAGGAGGCTACGATGGCATGATTACCGCAGTGACCATGATTCCTGAAGAAAAGTTGGGCGTAGTGGTGCTGACCAATGGCCACCAAAGCCCCATCATGGCTGCTACCTACTATGCTTTTGACCAATTTTTAGGAACAGGAAGTAAAGATTGGTCTGGAGATATGCTCAAAAGGAGTTTGGCCAACCAAGCCTATGACACCCGTATCGCAGACATCAAAAAAGCCAGAGTCCTCAATACCAAGACATCCCTCTCTCCTTCCCAATTTGCAGGTACTTATCGCTCAGACATCTATGGCAAAATCGAAGTCAAAGAAGAAAAAGGGGCTTTGCGCCTTTACTTTGAAGATGCTCCAAGACTGAGTGCCAGCCTGAAACACTGGCATTATGACACCTATGAAATCATCTGGGACGAGAAGCATGCCTGGTTTAACTTCGGCACACTCCAATTCCTACTCAACAATAAAATGCAGGTTGTCGGAATGGATTTTAATGTACCCAACGACGATATTTTCTTCGAGGAGCTAAAACCCGTAAAAATCAATCCATGA